In a genomic window of Paramecium tetraurelia macronuclear, complete genome:
- a CDS encoding Protein kinase produces the protein MYFPPKVHPFEENYIQKVLMDVERSPLLQYEMAPDLQLFKSQSLLCDDDQQSPFQAARNLPLQRFNSEVFHDFSGCQQQIIGDNNKFLKSRKFRPDLSKFTGDFEVIHQIGRGSKGVVYKVLSKVDGLYYAAKKVPLEDNIQTLTLDGQVQFNCCYQHQGFLYIIMEHCEYSLKQRLMQRVYESEIRQIIVDVCEALQNFPQPHLHIHGGNVLLSKQMKYKLSDYGYSNNTVHQAPEKIKSKLSDIYQLGILLMELMLEKELSHISALVLQKFDNLSYYSVSLKQQIKKMVSIIPDHRPDIQQLINFAKVHLDQELTLLQEQNAELQKQIDEIKPRGRRRIHSE, from the exons atgtattttcCGCCAAAAGTGCATCCATTTgaagaaaattatatatagaaAGTGCTAATGGATGTTGAACGAAGCCCATTATTGTAATATGAAATGGCTCCagatctttaattatt TAAATCTTAAAGTTTATTATGTGATGATGATTAGCAATCCCCATTTCAAGCAGCTCGAAATCTGCCACTCTAAAGATTCAATTCTGAAGTGTTCCATGACTTTTCAGGATGTCAATAGCAAATAATAGGagacaataataaatttttgaaatcaagaaaattTAGACCTGACTTATCGAAATTCACAGGAGATTTTGAGGTGATTCATCAGATAGGAAGAGGCTCAAAAGGAGTGGTTTATAAAGTGTTATCAAAAGTTGATGGGTTGTATTATGCAGCTAAAAAAGTGCCGTTGGAGGATAACATTCAGACTTTGACATTGGATGGGTAGGTGcaatttaattgttgttaTCAGCATCAAGGATTCTTGTATATTATAATGGAGCATTGTGagtattctttaaaataaagattgatGCAAAGAGTTTATGAATCTGAAATCAGATAGATAATAGTGGATGTATGTGAGGCTCTCTAGAATTTCCCTTAGCCCCATTTGCATATACATGGTGGCAATGTATTGCTGagtaaataaatgaaatacaaattaagtgattatggatattcaaataatacaGTTCATTAAGCACCTGAGAAGATAAAGAGCAAATTGTCTGATATTTACTAATTGGGCATTTTGTTGATGGAATTAATGTTAGAGAAAGAGTTAAGTCATATAAGTGCTTTGGTGTTGTAAAAGTTTGATAACTTATCATATTATTCAGTATCGttgaaatagtaaattaaaaaaatggtGTCGATAATTCCAGATCACAGAcctgatatttaataattaattaattttgcaaAAGTGCATTTAGATTAAGAGTTGACTTTACTCCAAGAGTAGAATGCTGAAttgcaaaaataaatagatgagATAAAACCGAGAGGCAGGAGAAGAATCCATAGtgaatga